One window from the genome of Acinetobacter lanii encodes:
- the ybeY gene encoding rRNA maturation RNase YbeY, whose protein sequence is MKLSLSLQQSFEAPELVLKRAYLKKVIETTLRHIDTQSNCEIGIACVDVDESHKLNLEYRAKDKPTNVLSFPSDLPDEMAAVLDSFPIGDLVICIPVVLQEAIEQSKTPIEHFTHMLVHGTLHLMGYDHETSDEDAEEMEALEIEILAKLGFDNPYTEQD, encoded by the coding sequence TTGAAACTTAGCCTCTCTTTACAACAATCGTTTGAAGCACCTGAATTGGTGCTCAAACGTGCGTATTTGAAAAAAGTCATTGAAACCACCCTACGCCATATCGACACTCAAAGTAATTGCGAGATTGGTATTGCCTGTGTGGATGTGGACGAAAGCCATAAACTCAATTTGGAATACCGCGCTAAAGACAAACCGACCAATGTGTTGTCTTTCCCAAGTGACTTGCCCGATGAAATGGCGGCTGTCCTCGACAGCTTCCCGATTGGGGATTTGGTGATTTGTATTCCTGTGGTATTACAAGAAGCCATTGAGCAAAGCAAAACTCCGATTGAACATTTCACCCATATGTTGGTGCATGGCACGCTGCATTTGATGGGTTATGACCATGAAACCTCAGATGAAGATGCTGAAGAAATGGAAGCACTTGAAATTGAAATCTTAGCCAAGTTGGGTTTTGACAATCCTTATACTGAGCAAGACTAA
- a CDS encoding PhoH family protein, producing the protein MTAAIRRTVAFPGISMDRLQSMLGAYNGHLKQIEQRLDVKIAHRGDSFYIDGGIDEVERAESLLQRLHAEAEISSQISADMIHLLIQGSQTDRELQEDLSDNEHTGLDDVWLQTRKGRINPRGANQKRYVQRILQSDISFGIGPAGTGKTYLAVAAAVDMLERNEIQRILLVRPAVEAGEKLGFLPGDLSQKIDPYLRPLYDALYEMLGFEKVAKLIERQIIEVAPLAYMRGRTLNHSFVILDEAQNTTPEQMKMFLTRLGFGSRAVITGDITQVDLPRGQQSGLAHSLRVLEKVKEIHITRFHSRDVVRHHLVQKIVEAYEGWDSEQHRLTAEARAERKARQDALIQANDSAADAQHDGENSLEHTAQD; encoded by the coding sequence TTGACTGCAGCGATTCGACGTACAGTGGCTTTTCCCGGGATTTCAATGGATCGTTTACAAAGCATGCTCGGTGCGTATAACGGTCACTTGAAACAAATCGAACAACGTTTAGATGTCAAAATAGCCCATCGTGGTGATAGCTTTTATATCGACGGTGGAATAGATGAAGTGGAGAGAGCGGAAAGTCTGTTACAGCGACTGCATGCAGAAGCCGAGATATCCTCTCAAATCAGTGCCGACATGATTCATTTACTGATTCAAGGCAGTCAGACCGATCGTGAGCTACAAGAAGATCTGTCTGATAACGAGCATACCGGTTTGGACGATGTGTGGTTGCAAACCCGTAAGGGTCGGATCAATCCACGCGGTGCCAACCAAAAACGTTATGTACAGCGTATTTTACAAAGTGACATTTCTTTCGGGATCGGTCCTGCAGGAACAGGTAAAACCTATCTTGCCGTGGCAGCCGCCGTCGATATGTTGGAGCGTAATGAGATTCAACGGATTCTTTTAGTGCGTCCTGCGGTGGAAGCCGGCGAAAAACTTGGTTTCTTACCGGGGGATTTGAGTCAAAAGATCGATCCTTATTTACGTCCTTTATACGATGCCTTGTATGAAATGCTCGGCTTTGAAAAAGTGGCGAAACTGATTGAACGTCAGATTATTGAAGTTGCGCCCCTCGCCTATATGCGTGGTCGTACCCTCAATCATTCTTTCGTGATTTTAGATGAAGCGCAAAACACCACACCTGAACAAATGAAAATGTTCCTGACCCGTTTAGGTTTTGGTTCTCGTGCTGTGATTACTGGTGATATCACTCAGGTGGATTTGCCACGTGGTCAACAGTCGGGTCTCGCACATTCATTACGTGTACTTGAAAAAGTCAAAGAAATTCACATTACCCGCTTCCATTCACGTGATGTGGTTCGTCACCATTTGGTACAAAAAATTGTTGAAGCCTACGAAGGCTGGGACAGTGAACAACACCGATTAACTGCTGAAGCACGTGCTGAACGTAAAGCCCGTCAAGACGCGTTAATTCAAGCCAATGATTCTGCTGCTGATGCTCAACACGATGGTGAAAACAGTCTTGAGCACACTGCGCAGGATTAA
- the miaB gene encoding tRNA (N6-isopentenyl adenosine(37)-C2)-methylthiotransferase MiaB — translation MTVETFIPNSAQAASENTVTQPQHTPAIDGTVKKLYIETQGCQMNEYDSHRMADLLGDSHGYVLTKDPKDADILLMNTCSIREKAQEKVFSELGRWRKLKEKNPDLIIGVGGCVASQEGDNIQKRANYVDMIFGPQTLHRLPQMLDQHFDQVEKPKKDKIKLVDISFPDIEKFDFLPEPRVEGYKAFVSIMEGCSKYCSFCVVPYTRGEEVSRPLDDVLAEIAGLAEKGVREISLLGQNVNGYRGETFEGEICTFADLLRLVAEIPGIGRLRYTTSHPLEFNDDLIECYRDLPQMVSHLHLPVQSGSNDVLQAMKRNHTIDVYIDKIKKLRAVRPDMHLSSDFIIGFPGETDAHFEETYQFIQDLDFDHSYSFIYSKRPGTPAAELEDTIPEEVKKERLAKVQKWIKRSSIDKTDAMLGTIQRVLIEKVSDKDPNLLVGTADNTRYVTFIGDASWLGRFAEIEITEIKTLNLVYGELLNLEPDVA, via the coding sequence ATGACGGTTGAAACCTTCATTCCCAATAGTGCCCAAGCTGCCTCAGAAAACACTGTTACCCAGCCACAGCACACCCCAGCCATCGATGGAACAGTGAAAAAACTGTATATCGAGACGCAAGGGTGTCAGATGAATGAGTATGACAGTCATCGTATGGCAGATTTATTGGGTGATTCTCACGGTTATGTGCTGACCAAAGACCCGAAAGACGCCGACATTTTACTCATGAACACCTGTTCGATTCGTGAAAAAGCACAAGAAAAAGTGTTCTCTGAATTGGGTCGCTGGCGCAAACTGAAAGAAAAAAATCCAGACTTGATTATTGGTGTCGGTGGCTGTGTGGCGTCGCAAGAAGGCGATAACATTCAAAAACGTGCCAACTATGTCGATATGATTTTTGGTCCACAAACCTTGCACCGTTTACCGCAAATGTTGGATCAACATTTCGACCAAGTGGAGAAACCAAAAAAAGATAAAATTAAACTGGTCGATATTTCATTCCCAGACATTGAAAAATTCGACTTCCTGCCTGAACCGCGTGTTGAAGGCTATAAAGCTTTTGTTTCAATTATGGAAGGCTGTTCGAAATATTGTTCATTCTGCGTGGTTCCATATACGCGTGGTGAAGAAGTTTCTCGCCCACTCGATGACGTATTGGCTGAAATTGCAGGTTTGGCTGAAAAAGGCGTGCGTGAAATTTCATTACTCGGTCAAAACGTGAATGGCTACCGTGGTGAAACCTTTGAAGGTGAGATTTGTACCTTTGCAGATTTACTCCGTTTAGTGGCTGAAATCCCAGGGATTGGCCGTTTACGTTATACCACCTCTCACCCGCTTGAATTTAACGATGACTTGATTGAATGCTATCGTGACTTACCCCAAATGGTGTCGCATTTGCATTTACCGGTTCAAAGCGGTTCAAATGACGTCCTTCAAGCGATGAAGCGTAACCACACCATTGATGTCTATATCGATAAAATTAAAAAGTTACGTGCAGTGCGTCCTGACATGCATTTGTCATCTGACTTTATTATTGGTTTCCCAGGTGAAACTGATGCGCATTTCGAAGAGACCTATCAGTTTATTCAAGATTTAGACTTCGATCATTCTTACAGCTTTATCTATTCAAAACGCCCAGGGACACCTGCTGCTGAATTGGAAGATACGATTCCGGAAGAAGTGAAAAAAGAACGTCTTGCTAAAGTCCAAAAATGGATTAAACGCTCAAGTATCGATAAAACAGATGCGATGCTCGGCACCATTCAACGTGTATTGATTGAGAAAGTCTCTGATAAAGATCCAAATCTATTGGTCGGTACAGCTGACAACACTCGTTATGTGACCTTTATTGGGGATGCATCATGGTTAGGACGTTTTGCCGAGATCGAGATTACTGAAATTAAAACTTTGAATTTAGTTTACGGCGAACTCTTGAATCTTGAACCTGACGTGGCGTAA
- a CDS encoding lytic transglycosylase domain-containing protein → MGFIALSSLPVAQAAEEQFNDALRVANSGNVSQLEQYRIAMQNDALGYYPEYWALNSNLGFQSPSSITSFAQRYPQSAMAEKLAADYVEEKVKQADFASAQPVIQYVTNPDQAETCAVAQVRAKSGDPLVYAEYKDIWFKTESQPESCNGLGRLMMSSPLMTTSDRQQRLYAQLRAGQSGLAVSTAQTIGVTLSLSQLNQIQANPLNYLWSAPKANATDYAYLIFALGRAANTDLTSALQTVPKLVQGVPADIQKYLYRTVAYIGGTTVMKNNFNREVLNSFDASYGVPFTPEEAEIYARQAVRFGAWESVIRAIDSMTVSQKQEDRWQYWLARASENRSDKASQQAAKSIYQRLAAAGDEYHHLLAKDHLGVRYNEGQQKTQPSSSDLQRLNQDIHFRRAFTLKNINAADSYINREWNWAVRQAYLKKDDGLLLAAAKRATDMGWYDRAIYAADRTVSKHNYEYRYPTPHRNLVVSHSQNAGIDPSWAYGLMRQESRFVSHARSHVGAGGLMQIMPDTAKLVARKMGETYNPAALTDTNTNIRYGTYYLSTIQSQLSNSPVLATAGYNAGPNRARRWQPEFQSISADQYTESIPLNETRDYVKKVMTNAAHYGILLGQGPQAIESRMPTIPIRSTP, encoded by the coding sequence TTGGGCTTCATTGCTTTATCTAGCTTACCTGTAGCACAGGCAGCAGAAGAGCAGTTTAATGATGCTTTGCGCGTAGCCAATTCTGGCAATGTCTCCCAGCTCGAACAATATCGTATCGCGATGCAAAATGATGCGTTAGGTTATTACCCAGAATACTGGGCTTTAAATTCAAATTTGGGTTTTCAGTCACCCAGTAGTATTACCAGCTTTGCACAGCGCTATCCGCAATCAGCTATGGCGGAAAAATTGGCAGCCGACTATGTGGAAGAAAAAGTCAAACAAGCAGACTTTGCTAGTGCACAGCCAGTGATTCAATATGTCACCAATCCTGACCAAGCTGAAACCTGTGCTGTGGCGCAAGTACGTGCCAAATCCGGTGATCCGCTGGTCTATGCAGAATATAAAGACATTTGGTTTAAAACCGAAAGTCAGCCTGAGTCGTGTAATGGTCTAGGTCGTTTAATGATGTCGAGTCCACTGATGACCACATCAGATCGTCAGCAACGACTCTATGCACAGTTACGTGCAGGTCAATCAGGATTGGCTGTGAGTACAGCGCAAACGATAGGTGTGACCTTGTCGTTGTCACAACTGAATCAGATTCAGGCCAATCCACTGAACTATCTATGGTCAGCGCCTAAAGCCAATGCCACTGACTATGCTTATCTGATTTTTGCTTTGGGTCGGGCAGCCAATACTGATTTAACTTCCGCATTACAGACCGTGCCGAAATTGGTGCAAGGTGTTCCTGCGGATATTCAAAAATATTTATACCGTACCGTGGCCTACATTGGTGGTACAACGGTAATGAAAAACAACTTTAACCGTGAAGTGCTGAATAGTTTTGATGCCAGCTATGGAGTGCCTTTTACCCCAGAAGAAGCAGAAATTTATGCTCGTCAAGCGGTACGGTTTGGCGCATGGGAAAGTGTCATTCGAGCGATCGACAGTATGACGGTCTCGCAAAAACAAGAAGACCGTTGGCAGTATTGGTTGGCACGTGCATCTGAAAATCGCAGTGACAAAGCCTCACAACAAGCGGCGAAAAGTATTTACCAACGACTTGCTGCTGCGGGCGATGAGTATCATCATCTGTTGGCCAAAGATCATTTGGGAGTTCGCTATAACGAAGGTCAACAAAAAACACAGCCGAGCTCTAGTGATTTACAACGCTTAAATCAAGATATTCATTTCCGCCGTGCATTTACCTTAAAAAATATCAATGCAGCGGACAGCTATATTAACCGTGAGTGGAATTGGGCTGTCCGTCAGGCCTATTTGAAAAAAGATGATGGTCTTTTATTGGCGGCAGCAAAACGTGCAACCGATATGGGTTGGTACGACCGTGCTATCTATGCAGCAGATCGCACCGTGTCTAAACACAACTATGAATACCGTTATCCGACACCACACCGTAATTTAGTGGTCAGTCACAGTCAGAATGCCGGGATTGATCCCTCTTGGGCCTATGGTTTGATGCGCCAAGAAAGTCGTTTTGTTTCCCATGCCCGGTCGCATGTTGGAGCAGGGGGCTTGATGCAAATCATGCCTGATACTGCAAAACTGGTGGCACGTAAAATGGGTGAAACTTATAATCCCGCAGCCTTGACCGATACCAATACCAATATTCGTTATGGCACCTATTATCTGTCGACCATTCAGAGCCAATTGAGCAATAGTCCAGTGCTCGCAACCGCAGGTTATAACGCAGGGCCAAACCGCGCGCGCCGTTGGCAACCGGAATTTCAAAGCATTTCGGCAGATCAATACACTGAATCGATTCCTTTGAATGAAACTCGAGATTACGTCAAAAAAGTCATGACCAATGCCGCGCATTACGGAATTTTACTGGGACAGGGGCCACAAGCCATTGAAAGCCGAATGCCAACCATTCCAATCCGTAGTACCCCTTAA
- a CDS encoding ribonuclease T2 family protein produces MKPLRLHRSLAHGMALTLVNVGCTLPIAQSIAAPVGLQGYVMQVQMTPAVCSLDTSKKKQRKCLEGYSLTITGLIPETTQQHCNTTTSPNLSPLQDKVVARVMPDENARNRLWYGIGGCTGLTASQYFRDIINKADKLKIPTDLTGVENKFVQLNTLKSQFLKLNPNMHRESIRFICQNSGKTTLLTGIQICYKTNGLYKQCSSQVLSNCPNHFYIKGSY; encoded by the coding sequence ATGAAACCTCTCCGCCTTCATCGCTCTTTAGCTCATGGCATGGCACTTACCTTAGTCAATGTCGGATGCACTTTGCCGATTGCGCAGAGCATTGCTGCGCCTGTGGGTTTGCAAGGTTATGTAATGCAAGTGCAAATGACGCCAGCTGTGTGTTCACTGGACACCAGTAAGAAAAAGCAACGTAAGTGCCTAGAAGGGTATTCACTCACAATTACTGGACTGATTCCAGAAACTACACAGCAACATTGCAATACCACTACGTCACCGAATTTATCACCATTACAAGATAAGGTGGTGGCACGTGTTATGCCCGATGAAAATGCGAGAAATCGTTTATGGTATGGCATCGGGGGGTGTACAGGACTCACCGCAAGTCAGTACTTTAGAGATATTATCAATAAAGCCGACAAGCTTAAAATTCCGACAGACTTAACCGGCGTAGAAAACAAATTCGTGCAGCTGAATACGCTGAAGAGTCAGTTTTTAAAATTAAATCCCAATATGCACAGAGAAAGTATACGATTTATATGCCAAAACTCAGGTAAAACAACGCTTTTGACTGGAATTCAGATCTGTTATAAGACCAATGGTTTGTACAAACAATGCTCAAGCCAGGTGCTTTCAAATTGCCCAAATCACTTCTATATCAAGGGCTCTTACTGA
- a CDS encoding malate dehydrogenase yields the protein MKQAVRVAVTGAAGQIGYSLLFRIASGEMLGKDQPVILQLLEIPVEKAQAALKGVMMELDDCAFPLLEGMIGTDDPKVAFKDADYALLVGSRPRGPGMERADLLKVNGEIFIGQGQALNEVASRDVKVLVVGNPANTNAYIAMKSAPDLPAKNFTAMLRLDHNRALTQLAQKAGVAVSDIETMTVWGNHSPTMYADYRFATVNGESLKDKINDAAWNKDVFLPTVGKRGAAIIEARGLSSAASAANAAIDHMRDWALGTNGKWVTMGIPSDGSYGIPEGVMFGFPVTTENGEYKIVQGLEIDEFSRERINVTLNELEEERAAVADMLK from the coding sequence ATGAAGCAAGCCGTTCGTGTTGCCGTAACTGGCGCAGCTGGTCAAATTGGTTACAGCTTATTGTTCCGTATTGCAAGCGGTGAAATGCTTGGTAAAGATCAACCAGTGATCCTTCAATTATTAGAAATTCCTGTTGAGAAAGCTCAAGCTGCGCTTAAAGGCGTAATGATGGAATTAGATGACTGTGCTTTCCCTCTTTTAGAAGGCATGATCGGTACTGATGATCCTAAAGTTGCATTCAAAGATGCGGACTACGCGCTTCTAGTTGGTTCACGTCCACGTGGTCCTGGTATGGAACGTGCTGACTTACTTAAAGTGAACGGCGAAATCTTCATCGGTCAAGGTCAAGCACTTAACGAAGTTGCGAGCCGTGACGTTAAAGTGCTTGTTGTAGGTAACCCGGCGAATACGAATGCTTACATCGCTATGAAATCTGCGCCAGATCTTCCAGCGAAAAACTTTACAGCAATGTTACGTCTTGACCACAACCGTGCGTTAACTCAACTTGCTCAAAAAGCGGGTGTTGCTGTTTCTGATATCGAAACAATGACTGTTTGGGGTAACCACTCTCCAACCATGTATGCTGACTACCGTTTCGCAACTGTAAACGGCGAAAGCTTAAAAGACAAAATCAACGATGCGGCTTGGAACAAAGATGTGTTCCTTCCAACTGTTGGTAAACGTGGTGCTGCAATCATTGAAGCACGTGGTTTATCTTCTGCTGCGTCTGCTGCAAATGCTGCAATCGACCATATGCGCGATTGGGCACTTGGCACAAACGGTAAATGGGTAACAATGGGTATTCCTTCTGACGGTTCTTACGGTATCCCTGAAGGCGTAATGTTCGGTTTCCCTGTAACCACTGAAAACGGTGAATACAAAATCGTTCAAGGTTTAGAAATCGACGAGTTCAGCCGTGAACGTATCAACGTTACATTGAACGAACTTGAAGAAGAGCGTGCAGCAGTTGCTGACATGCTTAAATAA
- a CDS encoding DUF2789 family protein, translating into MFDEQPTIELLFEQLGLDASEAGIEQFIQTHQLDQNTALHHASFWTEAQRNFIISHWKKDDEWAMVVDSLNAQLHSNDGVE; encoded by the coding sequence ATGTTTGATGAACAGCCGACCATTGAATTACTGTTTGAACAGTTGGGGTTAGATGCAAGTGAAGCGGGGATTGAACAATTTATTCAAACCCACCAACTGGATCAAAATACTGCATTACATCACGCGTCGTTTTGGACGGAAGCACAGCGCAACTTTATTATCAGTCATTGGAAAAAAGATGATGAATGGGCGATGGTAGTCGATAGCCTGAATGCACAACTGCATTCGAATGATGGTGTGGAATAA
- a CDS encoding DUF2789 family protein, with amino-acid sequence MNLKQKPSLELLFSQLGLANSAAAIELYVRTHQLKANENLHDAPFWNKSQRDFLISHLIQDDDWVMWIDELNQQLHMDANRLQAV; translated from the coding sequence ATGAATCTCAAACAAAAACCCTCACTGGAATTGTTGTTTTCTCAATTAGGACTGGCCAATAGTGCCGCAGCAATCGAACTCTACGTGCGTACCCATCAACTCAAAGCCAATGAGAATCTGCATGATGCGCCATTTTGGAATAAATCACAGCGCGATTTTCTCATCAGTCATTTGATTCAAGATGATGACTGGGTGATGTGGATTGATGAACTGAATCAGCAATTGCATATGGATGCCAATCGACTACAAGCGGTTTAA
- a CDS encoding 2OG-Fe(II) oxygenase, whose translation MDHISLPQTWDIDQIIEDLDHQGFCLIDDAYSSEYMQTLVQECTAHLNEFRDAAIQNGVVSNIRSDHILWIDEQLAYAQQHIQALTALSEQLNRAFYFGIREVEAHFACYNAGEFYALHRDNPQGKNGRVVSSVYYLHEQWHADWGGELRLQDKQGEWHIIPPKPNRIALFQSDLLHEVLKSKQQRLSITAWLRSQDSIW comes from the coding sequence GTGGACCATATTTCTCTCCCGCAAACATGGGATATCGATCAAATTATTGAAGATTTAGATCATCAAGGCTTTTGCTTGATTGATGATGCTTATTCTTCAGAATATATGCAGACATTGGTACAAGAGTGTACCGCACACCTGAATGAATTTCGCGATGCAGCCATTCAAAATGGTGTGGTGAGTAATATTCGAAGCGATCATATCTTATGGATTGATGAACAATTGGCCTATGCCCAACAGCATATTCAGGCCTTAACCGCATTATCTGAACAATTGAATCGGGCTTTTTATTTTGGCATTCGAGAAGTCGAAGCACATTTTGCTTGCTATAACGCAGGTGAGTTTTATGCCCTGCATCGCGATAATCCACAAGGTAAAAATGGTCGGGTTGTTTCCTCTGTGTATTATTTACATGAGCAATGGCACGCCGATTGGGGCGGTGAGCTGCGCTTACAAGATAAACAAGGTGAATGGCATATCATTCCCCCGAAACCCAATCGTATCGCGCTATTCCAAAGTGATCTGTTACATGAAGTATTAAAGTCAAAACAACAACGTTTGTCGATTACCGCGTGGCTTCGTAGCCAAGATTCAATCTGGTGA
- a CDS encoding 23S rRNA (adenine(2030)-N(6))-methyltransferase RlmJ, which yields MNYRHHFHAGNFADVMKHVLLLQLLTRLNLKDKPYRYVDTHGGAGKYDLSTSAAQKSGEFLNGIHRLVKLDDSITRNAPAGVQQYLKIVNEMREGSGKGAYPGSPWFALEGMREMDKATIFEMQRDVFQQLYMNIRDRRAGLHERDAYEGLLGVIPPKEKRGLVMIDPPYELERKDFPQLVELLCAAYRKWPTGCYAVWYPIKDRAMIDRFEKKMIKTGIRRQLVCEICVWPDDTPVGLNGCGLLVINPPWKFSEDADEALQWLFPHLRMSENGGHAAVRWLVGE from the coding sequence ATGAATTACCGTCACCATTTCCATGCAGGCAACTTTGCCGATGTCATGAAACATGTGTTATTGCTGCAATTATTGACCCGTCTGAACTTAAAAGATAAACCTTATCGCTATGTGGATACGCATGGTGGTGCGGGTAAATATGACTTGTCGACCTCTGCAGCTCAGAAATCAGGTGAGTTTTTAAATGGTATTCATCGTTTAGTTAAACTTGATGACTCGATTACACGTAATGCCCCTGCAGGCGTTCAACAATATCTTAAAATTGTCAATGAGATGCGTGAAGGCTCAGGCAAAGGCGCTTACCCAGGCTCTCCATGGTTTGCTTTAGAAGGCATGCGTGAGATGGACAAAGCCACGATTTTTGAAATGCAACGTGATGTGTTTCAACAGTTGTATATGAATATTCGTGACCGCCGTGCTGGTTTGCATGAGCGTGATGCCTATGAAGGTCTTTTAGGTGTGATTCCACCAAAAGAAAAACGTGGCTTAGTAATGATTGACCCGCCGTACGAACTTGAACGTAAAGACTTCCCACAATTGGTTGAATTATTGTGTGCAGCCTATCGTAAATGGCCAACAGGCTGTTACGCAGTATGGTACCCAATTAAAGACCGCGCCATGATTGATCGTTTTGAGAAGAAAATGATCAAAACCGGTATTCGCCGTCAATTGGTGTGTGAAATCTGCGTATGGCCAGATGATACCCCAGTGGGCTTAAATGGCTGTGGTTTACTAGTGATCAATCCACCTTGGAAATTCTCAGAAGATGCGGATGAAGCTCTACAGTGGTTATTCCCGCATTTACGTATGAGTGAAAATGGTGGTCACGCCGCTGTTCGTTGGTTGGTTGGTGAATAA
- the pssA gene encoding CDP-diacylglycerol--serine O-phosphatidyltransferase: MTNISKPESDSSTRDVPSFDGITFEVEEEEHTQEGQKVKRRGIYLWPNLITTAALLSGFYSIIASMNGEFNQAIYAIFLAALLDGLDGRVARAIGAQSAFGEQYDSLSDLLAFGVAPAILMYSWSLHDLGRIGLACCFVYTACAAFRLARFNVQIGVVDKRYFIGVASPLAAIMIISMVWVGRDFPEIFDLRERGIQIWNSILIVVVGLLMISNIKYYSFKTVDRKRVPFAVLPIIVFVFAAITYNIPVGILVISIIYALSGFVTTFLARKNTV; this comes from the coding sequence ATGACAAATATAAGTAAACCTGAAAGTGATTCTTCCACGCGTGATGTACCAAGCTTCGATGGTATTACTTTTGAAGTCGAGGAAGAAGAACATACCCAGGAAGGGCAGAAGGTAAAACGTCGTGGAATCTACCTGTGGCCGAACCTGATTACAACCGCAGCGTTGTTATCAGGTTTCTACTCGATTATTGCGAGTATGAATGGTGAATTTAACCAAGCCATTTATGCCATTTTCTTGGCAGCACTGTTAGATGGTTTAGATGGTCGTGTTGCACGTGCCATTGGTGCACAAAGTGCCTTTGGTGAACAATACGATTCATTGTCGGACCTTTTGGCCTTTGGTGTTGCGCCTGCCATTTTAATGTATAGCTGGAGCCTGCATGATTTAGGTCGCATTGGTCTAGCATGCTGCTTTGTTTATACTGCTTGTGCAGCTTTTCGCTTGGCGCGTTTTAATGTACAAATTGGCGTGGTCGATAAACGTTACTTTATTGGTGTTGCAAGTCCGCTCGCAGCGATTATGATTATCTCTATGGTTTGGGTTGGACGCGATTTTCCAGAAATTTTTGATTTGAGAGAACGTGGTATTCAAATCTGGAATTCGATTTTAATTGTGGTGGTGGGTTTATTGATGATTTCAAACATCAAATATTACTCATTTAAAACGGTTGATCGTAAACGTGTGCCTTTTGCGGTACTTCCGATTATTGTTTTTGTATTTGCTGCCATTACTTATAATATTCCAGTCGGAATATTGGTGATTTCAATTATTTATGCATTGTCTGGTTTTGTCACCACATTCTTAGCACGGAAAAACACCGTATAG
- a CDS encoding DUF6670 family protein, whose protein sequence is MQLLMNLIDESQQLNQAQFPYKLDYHGPKGRFKIIHQGLMIPGLPAPLHYFNFLTIIGQPNVPMLRNEFAIKTHALDTVSLITSVSPHMVGHFQGYSIEEDCQINKNHFSFGEKEQLIGTFPHFKLTRNDSELAFDLNIETKPVISHFTKLKLGLFDHWSLLCHCRGEIIYKEQAFQIDQLGSFEFARAINIPYLPLNFFTYQIINLENQKQLLLAHIRNSFNQIVQSRMYLRDLKTGQSEMYDQAVDFKLHRVYPKVTTPNGQEMYLPRAFEWSLKQGKRKIQVKAESRGDFKFGLAAGYVGSFSYTVNIDEHQEQGSSGYCEYIDCRALKWQEINKEEKLMNDFANIVPCTLKK, encoded by the coding sequence ATGCAGTTGTTAATGAATCTTATCGATGAATCTCAGCAACTGAATCAAGCTCAGTTTCCGTATAAGCTTGATTATCACGGACCTAAAGGTCGCTTTAAAATTATTCATCAAGGTTTGATGATCCCCGGTTTACCTGCACCGCTTCATTATTTTAATTTTCTTACCATCATTGGTCAGCCCAATGTGCCGATGTTGCGTAATGAATTTGCCATTAAAACCCATGCGCTGGATACCGTATCTCTGATCACCAGTGTTAGCCCGCATATGGTCGGGCATTTTCAAGGCTATTCGATTGAAGAAGATTGCCAGATCAATAAAAATCATTTTAGTTTTGGTGAAAAAGAACAACTGATCGGAACATTTCCACATTTTAAGTTAACCCGTAATGATTCTGAGCTAGCTTTTGATTTAAACATTGAAACCAAACCAGTGATTTCACATTTTACCAAATTGAAATTGGGTTTATTCGATCATTGGTCTTTGCTATGTCATTGCCGTGGCGAAATCATTTACAAAGAGCAAGCGTTTCAAATCGATCAACTCGGTTCATTTGAGTTTGCCCGTGCCATCAATATTCCATATTTGCCTTTAAACTTTTTCACCTACCAAATTATTAATTTAGAGAACCAGAAACAATTGCTGTTGGCACACATACGAAACAGCTTTAATCAGATTGTGCAATCACGCATGTATTTAAGGGATTTAAAAACAGGACAGTCTGAAATGTACGATCAAGCTGTGGATTTTAAACTGCATCGTGTTTATCCAAAGGTCACGACACCCAATGGTCAAGAAATGTATTTACCGCGTGCATTTGAATGGTCATTAAAGCAAGGCAAAAGAAAAATACAGGTCAAAGCAGAAAGTCGTGGCGATTTTAAGTTTGGCTTGGCTGCAGGTTATGTCGGTAGCTTTAGTTACACCGTGAATATCGATGAGCATCAAGAACAGGGCAGTTCAGGCTATTGTGAATACATCGATTGCCGTGCTTTAAAGTGGCAAGAGATCAATAAAGAAGAAAAACTCATGAATGATTTTGCAAATATTGTGCCATGCACGCTTAAAAAATGA